Sequence from the Terriglobales bacterium genome:
CCGCCATGGGCGACGCCAAGGCCGCCAACATCGCATCCACCGAAGCCGAATACGTTACCGCCATTGATCCCAGCTGCCTGCTTCACCTGGATGGCATCCTGCGACGCGGCAAGTCGCGTGCCCGTACCATCCATCTGGCTAGCATTCTTGCGAGGACACCGAACCAGGGGAAAGGGGCTACCCTTTGATGCATGGCACCGCTGCCCAGGAATTTCTGCGCCACTCGGTAGAGAAGACATCGGACCTCGAACACCGCCGCATCATCCGGTGGAACATCGATAATTACGACACCGCCGTCGGTCGGGGAAAATCACGCTTCGCAGACTGGGAGGCTGCGCGTGACCGCTGCCAGCAGATTAAGCGCGAAGCGCTAGCTCACCTCGATGAATATCTGCTGCAGTTCGAAAAGCAAGTTATCGATCGTGGCGGCAAGGTCTTCTGGGCGAGTAACTCCGAGGAGGCACGGGAATACATCCGTGACCTGGCTGTCGCTCGCGGCGTCAAGCGCATCGTCAAATCCAAATCCATGGTGACGGAGGAGATTCACCTCTCCCCGGTGCTGGAAAAAGCCGGGATCGAGGTGTGGGAGACCGATCTCGGGGAGTACATCGTCCAGCTACGCAACGAGCCGCCATATCACATCGTCACCCCGGCGATGCACCTGACGCGCCTGCAGATCGCGGAGCTATTCCGCGCCAAGCTGCCCGATGTTACCGCCGACGATCACCAGAGCCTGGTGGCGGCTGCGCGCCGCGCCTTGCGTAAGGCATTTTTTTCCGCCGAGATGGGAATCTCAGGCGCGAACTTCATCGTGGCCGATGCCGGCATGATCGCCATCTCCACTAATGAAGGCAATGGCCGCCTCTGCACCAGCGTTCCGCGCATTCACGTCGTGGTCACGGGAATCGAAAAGGTTGTTCCGCGGCTGCAGGATCTCGCGGTCCTCTGGCCAGTGCTGGCGACTGCGGGCACGGGCCAGCCCATCACCACGTACAGCACTCTGATCGGCGGTCCACGTCAGCCTGGCGAGGCTGACGGACCCGACGAATTCCATGTTGTCCTGGTCGATAACGGCCGCAGTGAGTTGCTGGCGGATGCCGAGCAGCGCGAGGTTTTGCATTGCATTCGATGTGGCGCCTGCCTGAATGCCTGTCCAGTGTTCCGCCACGTCGGCGGGCACACCTACGGGGCCACTTACCAGGGCCCGATCGGTAGTGTCCTCACGCCGCACCTGCGCGGACCAGAGTTCAGCCATCTCTCCTACGCTTCTTCTTTATGCGGAGCTTGTGCCGAGGTGTGTCCGGTACGCATCAATCTGCCGCATCACCTGCTCGAAAACCGCCGCAACTCGGTACGCGCCGGAGACGAGCCAGTCAAGGAGAGTTTGGGGTTCAAGCTGTGGCGCTGGGCGATGCAGGATGCCACGCGGTATCGGATTTTCGGCGCACTGGCGCGCACGGCGGCCCGAGCCTTGTACTCCATGGGATATGAGGGCTCATCATTTGATCCCGCTGCCGCCTGGAGCGCATATCACGCCGCTCCTGAGATTCCTAAGCAATCATTCCGTCAGTGGTGGGAGAGGCAAGATGGAAAGCGCTAGCCAATCCAGCCGTGAACAGATCCTGGAGCGTATTCGAAACGCCCTGCGCGCGCGGGTGCCTTTGCCCGCCTCGAGAGCGGAACCCAGAGGCATCTTTTCACCGATCCCCAGCCCGCTGGAGCGCTTTGCCGCCGAGTGCGCCGCCAATTACACCGAGCTGACGCTCACAGCTAACCGCATGGAAACCGTGGAAGCACTCACGAAGATCCTGGGTGAACTGCCGGTGGGAGAAATCTATGTGCAGGACGTTCCTGAGCTCCGCGAGCTCATTACTCGTGCCGATGGCAGGGAAGTGAAGTGGTCGTCGCAAGGGCCGCCGTCGGAAGCTTCTCAGGCCACTATCACGCAAGCTGAGGCATTGGTGGCCATCACCGGGTCGATCCTAGTTTCTTCGGTTGGTTGCGGCGGTCGCGGATCATCGATTGTAGCTCCCTGCCACATCGTCATAGCCCGGCTGCAGCAACTCGTGCCCGACCTCGAGCGTGCACTTGCAATGGTCACCGAGCGCGGGCTTCCCGCGCGCAGCTCCTTTGTTGGCCTGATTACCGGATGCAGCCGCACCGCCGATATCGAGAAGTTGCTGGTGATTGGGGCACATGGGCCCCGGAGGTTGGTAGTGATCCTGCAACAATAGGCGAAGAGTCTTACTATCACCCGGGAGAAACGGCAAGGTCATTCTCTCGGACGGGAGCTGGTATGCCTCGCTCAGGATGACAATTATTTGGTTTGCCTATCCGATCCCGCCCATCTACGCCGGGCAGGCATCCTCCACCGGCCTTACGCTCTCATCCCCCGAAGCATCAGGTGGCGGAAATACCTCACGGAACGTGAACACATCTGGCGAAGGTCCGTTCTGGCGGAGATGCTCCAGCTTTGCCACCGCTTCCGCAACCGTCGGCTGATGTCCGGCCGGCACCCACCAGAGGGCAACGTAGACGTCGGTCAGGCGCTCGAACCACTCACGCCGGCGACGCATCACCTCCGCATGCGGACTCCGGAAAACATAATTCCGCAGCGACTCCAGATCCGTCCACACCGAGAAATTAATAGCGATGCGATCGTCCTCATAGGGCCGGACCGCTGTGGCATTTCCTTCCTCGGTCTGAAACCGCCACACGAACCCAGGAGCCTTGTCGGCAAGCGCGTTGATCGGATCCAGGTTGGCGACAAAGTCGGCCATCACTGGGTCATCCAGCGGCGCCAGCAAGCGTCCTATATTGATCTGTGCGAGATGATATGCGCGGGACAAGCTGCCTCCTGGCTCGCAGGTCTCTGTCGATCAGCGTCCGACCGCCCTGCCGAGCTTCGATTCCGCATCGTTGAGGTTGGCATAAATCGGCAAGAACATGTCGACTTTGGTGAGCTTGATCAGATTCATCAGGCGCTCGTTTACTCCGACCAGAGCGAGCCGTCGATTATTCTTCTGGTAGGAGATAAAGGCATTCACCACCGAACCCAATCCCGCTGAATCCATATAGGGGACTTCGGCCAGGTCCAGGATCAGAACCGACGGCGGGTCCTTGCGAACCGCCTCCTGGAAAGAAAACAAGGTGGTGATGGTGAGCGGCCCGTTCAACTTCAATACTGTCGGCCCGCCATTCGCGTTGTCCGTGCGCTCCAGGCTCATCGTCTCATTCATGGCGGAGATAGAGTACGTTAGAACCCGTTCTAAATTGTTAACAAAACGTTAAAATCAAACGGTCCTCGGTCCACCCGGTCTCTTAGCCGGTCCGTTATGATCTCACCGGCTCTGCCTCTTGCCACGGGATACAAGGTGAACCCATTGGAAACGCCCTCACAGACTGTCACCGGGACTGCACTTGCGCTGTTCCTCTACGATCTGGCGGAGGAAATCCAACTGGAGGAATTGCGCCAGCGCCTTGGCGCGCAAACCGTGCAGAAGGGGGTGGCGAAACACCCCGCCCCAGAATACGTGGGATTCGAACACCCTCCGGTAGTCGAATATCTCTCCAAGGTCTGCAGTTTCGGCCAGGTGTCCCTCGACGTACAGTTCAAATACTACGATTATGGCGTCGTCAGCGTCATGTTCGAGTTGCCTTTCTCAGATACCTGGGATGGCCTGGTTCAGCTGGCGGGAAAATGGATGTTCGAATCGGACCTGGAGGGTAAAGCCCTGGATGTGGTCCGGCAACGCATCGAACCCGCCCGCCCTGCCCTGATTCGTCCCTATACCCAGTGGCTCAGCGAGGACTACTACATCTTCCATCTGCGCGAGATGGTCGGTAATCCTACGGCTAGCGAACTGCTTTCACGCCACGGAACACAAATCGCCATGGTGGTTCGCGGAGAGACTGCCGACCTTGCGGATGCCGAGAAGGCCGAAGTCCTGCAGAGCAGCCTCTCCTATTACCCAACGGACCTGGTGGTCGTGGGCTGGAACGGGGCCTTGATCTACGACACCCCTGCCGGTGCGCGGGCCGCGATCCAGATCCTCGAATATGCCAATTCGCAGCTCCTGGAATTCCGCCACTATGACGAGCTGCTGACTCGCGAGCTCAACAATGTGTATCGCTCCCTGAAGCGCCGTACAGGACTCCGCGCCAAGTGGCGCCTGGCGAGCGAGGCCTCACGCCTGGAGGCCACTACGGTCGAAGTGACGGAATTGGTCGAACGCACCGACAATGCCATCAAATTCCTCAGCGATATGTTCGCCGCCCGCCTCTATCGCCTGGCCGCCAGCAAGGTGGGAGTGCCCGACTACAAGAACCTCGTCAAGCAGAAATTGCAGACAGCTGAGGAACTGTACCGCTACATGACAGAAGAATTTCACCAGGGAAGAACCTTTCTGCTGGAGTTGATGGTAGTGATCATTCTGGTGATCGAGCTGTTTTATTTGTTCCGCGGCAAGGGATGACCAGGAATTGCGCATCCCTCGCCGGCTGCCGCCGACTCGTGATGACAAACAAAGAGAAGCCTTATCGCGCGGCTAAAGCCGCGCCCTGTCAAAGCCTGGCTAACATTGCGCCGAGAAGGGGCAGGCGTGGGCCACGCCTAACCCTCAATCTCCCGTTTCATCCGCGCCAGAATCTCCAGGGCTCCCGCCGCGTAACCGCTGATCCAGCGATCGTAAATCTCCTTAATGGGCAGCGGATTGATGTAGTTCCACCTCAACCGTCCGTCGCGTTTGACGATAATCAGATCCGCCTTCTCGAGCACCCCCAGGTGCTGCATCACGGTGCAGCGGTCCAGGCTGCGAAAGTGCTGGCAAAGCTCGCCCGTAGTTCTGGGTTGGTCCTTCAAGAGATCGAGAATCTCCCGCCGGCGGTGATCGGCTAGGGCTTTGAAAACCAATTCCTGCCGGCTCCCGGTTGACATGTTATATATTTATAACATATAGTTTAAATTCGCCGAGGAGGAATCCATGGAACTCAAATTTCAGATACAGGCCAAAATCAATAAGCCGCGCGCGGAGGTCTTCGACGCCGTCTACAAGCCCAGCAAGATTCGCGGATACTTCGCCACTGGAGGCTCCAGCGGCCCTCTAGTCGAAGGCAGGGAGGTCATCTGGCAATTCGCTGATTTTCCCGGCGAGGTTCCGGTTCACGTGAAAATAGTCGTGCCTAACGAGCGCATCGTCTTCGAGTGGGCGGCTGCGGCTGAGCCCAAACCCGGGCAACAGCCTAGTCCCAACCAGCTGCCTGCGTCAGCCGACTACAACACCAGAGTGGAAATGACTTTTGAGACGCTTTCCCCCAACTCGACCCTGGTGCGCATTGCCGAATCCGGCTGGCATCAGACGCAGCACGACCTGAACAGCTCCTACGACAACTGCGGAGGGTGGATGAACATGGCTTGTTGCCTGAAGGCCTATTTGGAATACGGCATTAATCTGCGGGAAGGAATGTTCTGAAAAGGAGAGCTGGGAAGCGGAGCTCATGATGTGTTCTTCAAAGCATCTCAGGAATGGGCCAAAGGCTCTGATGGGATCCCCTGTCGGTGTCGAAGAACTCCGAGCCGGGCGGGACTGCCAAGGCCAGAGTTGTCCGCGATGAGCGGAACTGCAGGTCCTAGCCGGCCTTCACCGGGTCGTGATGACAAATAAGGAGGAGCCTTATCGGCGCGGCTAAAGCCGCGCCCTGTCAAAGCTGGCTGACCCTTCCGTGGCTTTTGGTGAAGAGCGAAACCGCGTGAGCGTCGGCCCTTCAGCCCGTCACAAAGACCACGTATGCTGCAACGGAGCCTGTCTCTGGTAAGCTGGCAGCTTGGCATCGAACGGCATGGCGGACTCCTCATCCAATGGCATTCTGCGATTCCCGGCTGGTTTTCTTTGGGGCGTGTCCACCTCTTCTTACCAGAACGAAGGCGGTAACCTTAATTGTCAGTGGGCGCGGTGGGAGGCCCAGGGCCGGATCCGCTCCGGTGATTGCTGCGGCCTGGCTTGCGACTGGTGGCACAACGCTGACCCCGATCTGGATCTTGCTCGCGACCTGGGATTGAATGCGCTTCGCCTCTCGGTGGAATGGAGCCGCATCGAGCCTGGCCGCGGTGACTTCGATTCCGCCGCAATCAAGCGCTACCGCGAGATCCTCACCGGGTTGCAACAGCGCCAGCTTCGACCGTTCGTCTGCCTGCATCATTTCACTAATCCTCTGTGGTTTGAAGAGCAGGGGGGATTTGCCTCGCCGGATTCGGTCGCAGCTTTTGAAAAATTCGCTCGCCGGACCGTCGAAGCGCTCGGGGATCTCTGTCAGGACTGGCTCACCTTCAACGAGCCTAATGTTTATGCCATTCTCGGATACCAGGTCGGGGAATGGCCTCCCGGCAAAGCCGGAGATTTCGCCAATGCCTGCCGCGTGATCGCCAACCTGGCACGCGCACACGCCGCCGCTTACGACGCCATACATCAGCTGCAGCCGTCCGCGCGCGTCGGCTGGACGCAAAACTATCTCGCCTTCCAGCCCGCCGACCCCGATTCCGTTCTCGACCGCAGCCTGGCCCGCTGGCAAGGCTTCTTCTACAACGATCCCTTCATCGATCTTGTGGAGAAAGGACAAACCAGTTTTCCCGTTGGAATCATTACCGGTGACGTTCCCGAAGCTCGCGGCAAGCTCGACTTCGCCGGAGTGAACGTCTATGGACGTGTGCGAGTCGAGTTCAATCCCACTACACCTTCCACCCTGTTCGGCCGCGTGATTTTTCCGCCAGACGCCATTCAGGGCGATAGCGACCTGGGATTTCCATTTCCCGAAATCTATCCTCAGGCGATCGCACTCGCCGTTCAGCGC
This genomic interval carries:
- a CDS encoding STAS domain-containing protein; this encodes MSLERTDNANGGPTVLKLNGPLTITTLFSFQEAVRKDPPSVLILDLAEVPYMDSAGLGSVVNAFISYQKNNRRLALVGVNERLMNLIKLTKVDMFLPIYANLNDAESKLGRAVGR
- a CDS encoding LutB/LldF family L-lactate oxidation iron-sulfur protein, whose amino-acid sequence is MHGTAAQEFLRHSVEKTSDLEHRRIIRWNIDNYDTAVGRGKSRFADWEAARDRCQQIKREALAHLDEYLLQFEKQVIDRGGKVFWASNSEEAREYIRDLAVARGVKRIVKSKSMVTEEIHLSPVLEKAGIEVWETDLGEYIVQLRNEPPYHIVTPAMHLTRLQIAELFRAKLPDVTADDHQSLVAAARRALRKAFFSAEMGISGANFIVADAGMIAISTNEGNGRLCTSVPRIHVVVTGIEKVVPRLQDLAVLWPVLATAGTGQPITTYSTLIGGPRQPGEADGPDEFHVVLVDNGRSELLADAEQREVLHCIRCGACLNACPVFRHVGGHTYGATYQGPIGSVLTPHLRGPEFSHLSYASSLCGACAEVCPVRINLPHHLLENRRNSVRAGDEPVKESLGFKLWRWAMQDATRYRIFGALARTAARALYSMGYEGSSFDPAAAWSAYHAAPEIPKQSFRQWWERQDGKR
- a CDS encoding family 1 glycosylhydrolase produces the protein MADSSSNGILRFPAGFLWGVSTSSYQNEGGNLNCQWARWEAQGRIRSGDCCGLACDWWHNADPDLDLARDLGLNALRLSVEWSRIEPGRGDFDSAAIKRYREILTGLQQRQLRPFVCLHHFTNPLWFEEQGGFASPDSVAAFEKFARRTVEALGDLCQDWLTFNEPNVYAILGYQVGEWPPGKAGDFANACRVIANLARAHAAAYDAIHQLQPSARVGWTQNYLAFQPADPDSVLDRSLARWQGFFYNDPFIDLVEKGQTSFPVGIITGDVPEARGKLDFAGVNVYGRVRVEFNPTTPSTLFGRVIFPPDAIQGDSDLGFPFPEIYPQAIALAVQRVSSLGKPIYVLENGVPDRADRLRPWLIVNAAREVHDLIRSGHDIRGYFHWTLTDNFEWNHGWALRFGLVELDPQTQKRTVRNSGRIFSAIVRGNAVSHEMLEEFGRTPERECQPK
- a CDS encoding SRPBCC domain-containing protein, yielding MELKFQIQAKINKPRAEVFDAVYKPSKIRGYFATGGSSGPLVEGREVIWQFADFPGEVPVHVKIVVPNERIVFEWAAAAEPKPGQQPSPNQLPASADYNTRVEMTFETLSPNSTLVRIAESGWHQTQHDLNSSYDNCGGWMNMACCLKAYLEYGINLREGMF
- a CDS encoding helix-turn-helix domain-containing protein, which encodes MSTGSRQELVFKALADHRRREILDLLKDQPRTTGELCQHFRSLDRCTVMQHLGVLEKADLIIVKRDGRLRWNYINPLPIKEIYDRWISGYAAGALEILARMKREIEG
- a CDS encoding LUD domain-containing protein translates to MESASQSSREQILERIRNALRARVPLPASRAEPRGIFSPIPSPLERFAAECAANYTELTLTANRMETVEALTKILGELPVGEIYVQDVPELRELITRADGREVKWSSQGPPSEASQATITQAEALVAITGSILVSSVGCGGRGSSIVAPCHIVIARLQQLVPDLERALAMVTERGLPARSSFVGLITGCSRTADIEKLLVIGAHGPRRLVVILQQ
- a CDS encoding DUF3291 domain-containing protein, producing the protein MSRAYHLAQINIGRLLAPLDDPVMADFVANLDPINALADKAPGFVWRFQTEEGNATAVRPYEDDRIAINFSVWTDLESLRNYVFRSPHAEVMRRRREWFERLTDVYVALWWVPAGHQPTVAEAVAKLEHLRQNGPSPDVFTFREVFPPPDASGDESVRPVEDACPA